A genomic segment from Fusobacterium varium encodes:
- a CDS encoding ABC transporter permease, with protein sequence MTKERRKVLLPLLFFPIIIILWKAYIALFNVPDYLLPQPEALLQTTIDLLVKGDMLYHIYITLKEVFIGIIIGIFSGLIVGYIVAKSRYIEKLIMPFVLIVQTAPKISLAPLFILWFGLGLESKIALVILVVLFPVMVNEIVAIRSIDKNMYNLMKILNSTSFQKFYHIELPYSLEAILSGIKVAVTQAITGAVIGEMIGAKAGLGYLLILGNETYDIKLVLSSIFVLSIVGLILYIIAEKIEKRFLIWKI encoded by the coding sequence ATGACAAAAGAAAGAAGAAAAGTTTTACTACCACTTTTATTTTTTCCAATAATTATAATACTTTGGAAAGCATATATAGCCCTTTTTAATGTTCCAGATTATCTTTTACCTCAACCAGAAGCTCTGTTGCAAACAACAATAGATTTATTGGTTAAAGGAGATATGTTGTATCATATTTATATTACTTTAAAAGAAGTGTTTATAGGTATTATAATTGGAATATTCAGTGGACTTATAGTAGGGTACATTGTTGCCAAATCTAGATATATAGAAAAATTGATAATGCCATTTGTTCTAATTGTTCAAACAGCACCAAAAATATCTCTAGCACCACTATTTATTTTATGGTTTGGATTGGGATTAGAATCTAAAATTGCATTAGTAATATTAGTAGTTTTATTTCCAGTAATGGTTAATGAAATTGTTGCAATTAGAAGTATAGATAAAAATATGTATAATCTTATGAAAATTTTAAATAGTACTTCTTTTCAAAAGTTTTATCATATTGAATTACCATACTCTTTAGAAGCTATACTTTCTGGAATAAAAGTAGCAGTAACACAAGCTATAACAGGAGCTGTTATAGGAGAAATGATAGGAGCAAAGGCAGGATTAGGTTATTTATTAATTCTTGGAAATGAAACTTACGATATTAAATTAGTTTTAAGTTCAATTTTTGTATTAAGCATAGTTGGTTTGATTTTATATATAATTGCTGAAAAAATTGAAAAAAGATTTTTAATTTGGAAGATTTAA